One stretch of Nitrospirae bacterium YQR-1 DNA includes these proteins:
- a CDS encoding ABC transporter ATP-binding protein encodes MSFIETIDVTKIYRMGDVDVCALDGVSLTINRGEFTFLMGPSGSGKTTAMNLLGCLDKPTSGKYFLDGADVENLNKDSLSKLRNEKIGFVFQGFNLLPRTSALENVELPMLYMGLPQMERRERAMAALNRVGLTGREHHHPNQLSGGQQQRVAIARALVNNAPLILADEPTGNLDTKTSVEVLELFKALNEDSGITIIIVTHEPDIAAYGKRIIRFLDGKILSDELRG; translated from the coding sequence ATGTCTTTTATTGAAACTATAGATGTTACAAAAATTTACAGGATGGGGGATGTTGATGTTTGTGCCCTTGACGGGGTCTCTTTAACAATTAACAGGGGGGAATTCACCTTTCTTATGGGGCCCTCAGGGTCGGGGAAAACCACTGCTATGAACCTCCTTGGCTGTCTTGATAAGCCCACCTCCGGCAAGTATTTCTTAGACGGCGCAGACGTTGAAAACCTTAACAAAGACAGCCTTTCAAAGTTAAGAAATGAAAAAATCGGTTTTGTGTTTCAGGGGTTTAACTTATTACCCAGGACCTCAGCCCTTGAAAACGTGGAATTACCTATGCTTTACATGGGGCTGCCGCAAATGGAAAGAAGAGAGCGGGCAATGGCTGCCCTTAACCGTGTGGGACTCACCGGCAGAGAGCATCATCATCCTAACCAGCTCTCGGGCGGGCAGCAGCAGCGGGTTGCCATAGCCAGAGCTCTTGTAAACAACGCTCCGCTGATACTTGCCGATGAACCCACAGGAAATCTGGACACTAAGACCAGTGTAGAGGTGTTGGAGCTGTTTAAGGCACTTAATGAGGACTCCGGTATAACCATTATCATAGTAACCCATGAACCTGACATTGCCGCCTACGGGAAGCGTATTATAAGGTTTCTGGACGGTAAGATTTTAAGTGATGAACTCAGGGGCTAA
- a CDS encoding ABC transporter permease — MMNLSSTVRIALRALRVNKMRSGLTMLGIVIGVCAVVVMIAVGTGARVQLEEQNRAMGSNQLLILPGSSTSGGARMGGSTLNTLTLSDAWAIRKDCSAVQNVAPVYGGVAQVIFNNLNWSTAITGTTPEMFEIREWSIISGKYFTAQDVNAATKVCLVGQTVVENLFGGIDPVGQTIRIKNLPFRVVGVLQRKGLSPVGQDQDDAVFVPVTTAQKKLFGTSLPGMVRMITVKAAGLQEIPVAEGQIRELLRQRHHLRGKQDDDFTVRNITQIMQAAEESSKMMSVLLGSIASVSLMVGGIGIMNIMLVSVTERTREIGIRMAVGAQVWDIRLQFITEAIVLSLVGGITGIVTGIAGAHILSSFAGWKTIITLYSLFISLGFSGFIGVFFGFYPAYKASQLNPIDALRYE; from the coding sequence ATGATGAATCTGTCTTCAACAGTAAGGATTGCACTGAGAGCGCTCAGGGTCAACAAGATGCGCTCGGGGCTTACAATGCTGGGGATTGTAATCGGAGTGTGTGCCGTTGTTGTGATGATAGCTGTGGGCACGGGAGCCAGGGTTCAACTTGAGGAGCAAAACAGGGCAATGGGGAGCAACCAGCTTTTAATACTGCCCGGCTCAAGCACATCAGGCGGGGCAAGAATGGGTGGCTCCACATTAAACACTCTCACCCTTAGCGATGCCTGGGCCATAAGAAAAGACTGCTCTGCCGTGCAAAACGTAGCACCTGTGTACGGAGGTGTGGCCCAGGTGATTTTTAATAACCTCAACTGGTCAACCGCTATAACCGGTACGACCCCTGAGATGTTTGAAATAAGAGAATGGAGTATTATCTCAGGAAAATATTTTACAGCCCAGGATGTAAATGCTGCAACAAAGGTATGCCTTGTGGGACAGACCGTGGTTGAGAACCTCTTTGGCGGTATTGATCCTGTGGGGCAAACTATCAGAATAAAGAACCTTCCCTTCAGAGTAGTTGGAGTACTTCAGAGGAAGGGGCTGTCTCCGGTTGGGCAGGACCAGGACGATGCTGTATTTGTGCCTGTTACAACGGCACAGAAAAAACTATTCGGCACATCCCTTCCCGGTATGGTCAGAATGATTACCGTTAAAGCTGCCGGCCTGCAAGAAATCCCGGTTGCCGAGGGGCAAATTCGTGAACTTCTGAGGCAAAGGCATCATCTGAGAGGAAAGCAGGATGATGATTTTACGGTAAGAAACATTACTCAGATAATGCAGGCCGCCGAGGAATCCTCTAAGATGATGTCTGTCCTGCTTGGTTCAATAGCCTCGGTATCTCTGATGGTCGGAGGTATAGGAATTATGAATATAATGCTTGTTTCGGTAACGGAACGAACCCGTGAAATAGGGATACGTATGGCTGTGGGGGCGCAAGTGTGGGATATTCGTTTGCAGTTTATAACAGAGGCGATAGTACTTTCTTTAGTTGGCGGGATTACAGGGATTGTAACAGGTATAGCAGGAGCTCACATCCTTTCTTCTTTTGCCGGCTGGAAAACAATCATAACTTTGTACTCGCTGTTTATATCACTTGGATTTTCAGGCTTTATAGGGGTATTTTTCGGCTTCTATCCAGCCTATAAGGCGTCTCAGTTAAACCCTATTGATGCTTTAAGATATGAATGA
- a CDS encoding glycosyltransferase: MKVLQFGKYYPPSPPGGIEVVMYNLAEGINKEGPRCDVLCSNDNPVYSEENYNGYTVTRTKSYGKILSTSISPQLITKFMDINKNYDIIHVHFPDPLANIAVLLARPKSKIVLHWHSDIVRQRLLLKLYAPLMHRLMRRADAIVTTTPTYITCSRHLTPYEHKAVTIPIGVSTGHLAADSEKVAALKKLYNGRKIIFSLGRLIYYKGYEHLIRAAMELDDSYAVIIGGEGPLKDRLNSMIKSLGLDGRVFLPGRISDEQLGSYYEACDLFCLPSVERSEAFGIVIVEAMSFGKPVVATKLAGVGWVNQHGVTGINVEPGKAAELANAIKLILTGMEMYNRFSINCRERFINFFTREKMAQAAIKLYEKLLGI; this comes from the coding sequence GTGAAAGTATTACAATTTGGAAAATACTATCCACCGTCGCCCCCCGGCGGGATAGAGGTTGTTATGTATAACCTTGCAGAGGGGATAAACAAAGAAGGCCCCAGGTGTGATGTCCTGTGTTCTAATGACAATCCCGTTTATTCAGAGGAAAACTACAACGGCTATACTGTAACACGGACAAAATCCTACGGTAAAATCCTCTCAACATCTATCTCCCCGCAGTTGATTACAAAATTTATGGATATAAACAAAAACTATGACATTATTCATGTGCATTTCCCTGACCCGCTGGCAAACATAGCAGTGCTGCTTGCAAGGCCAAAAAGTAAAATAGTTCTTCACTGGCACAGTGACATTGTAAGACAGCGGCTGCTTCTTAAACTCTATGCACCCCTTATGCACCGGCTTATGAGAAGGGCTGACGCCATTGTCACCACAACACCTACTTATATCACCTGCTCCAGGCACCTTACCCCATATGAACATAAAGCCGTGACTATCCCGATAGGGGTCTCAACAGGACATCTGGCTGCAGATAGTGAAAAAGTTGCCGCCCTGAAGAAACTCTATAATGGCAGGAAAATAATTTTCAGCCTTGGCAGGTTGATTTATTACAAAGGATATGAACACCTGATTCGTGCCGCTATGGAGCTGGATGACAGTTACGCTGTGATAATAGGCGGTGAGGGGCCTCTTAAAGACCGACTAAATAGTATGATAAAATCACTTGGACTGGACGGCAGGGTGTTCTTACCCGGACGCATTTCAGATGAGCAACTGGGCAGCTACTATGAGGCGTGCGATTTGTTTTGCCTGCCGTCGGTTGAACGCTCCGAGGCATTTGGAATAGTAATTGTTGAGGCCATGTCGTTTGGGAAACCGGTGGTTGCTACAAAGCTGGCGGGCGTTGGATGGGTTAACCAGCACGGAGTGACTGGAATCAACGTAGAGCCCGGGAAAGCAGCCGAACTTGCTAACGCTATTAAATTAATTTTAACCGGCATGGAAATGTATAACAGGTTTTCCATCAATTGCAGAGAGCGGTTTATTAACTTCTTTACAAGAGAAAAGATGGCTCAGGCTGCAATAAAGCTCTATGAGAAATTACTTGGCATATAG
- a CDS encoding glycosyltransferase family 4 protein: MAYNIAIDVRLIGSSGIGRYVRCLLKTISDCNDIKFTFIGDREKIAHILLNTDGHRIIHYTDAVFSMSEQLNILNLLPPKCNLFFLPHFNMPIYPFRTVKRVVTIHDMFLLAYFHTLNVKQKLYSKVMLNTAASLSDRIITVSEFSKSEIIKYTKQPPSKIVTIHNGVDHEMFKPCKDKTALRKISERLNLPENFILYVGNVKPHKNLVRLLQAFEMLLCEPSFKDFSLVIVGQIEGLRTGDDEFLKAVNKNVRLSSRVLLKGVVSDDELPYYYNLASVTVHPSLYEGFGFPLVEAMSSGSPLVCSNVASMPEICKDSARFVDPLSTESIAEGLREILSDEKLRERMVKKGLKRSESFSWERVSEQHVKVFKELAGSKEAKEY; this comes from the coding sequence ATGGCTTATAATATTGCCATAGACGTCCGGTTAATCGGTTCATCGGGAATTGGAAGGTATGTCCGCTGCCTTTTAAAAACGATTTCCGACTGTAATGATATAAAATTTACCTTCATCGGCGACAGAGAGAAAATTGCCCATATTTTGCTAAACACTGACGGACACCGGATAATTCACTACACGGATGCAGTGTTTAGTATGAGTGAGCAGCTTAATATTCTTAATCTGCTGCCGCCTAAGTGTAACCTGTTTTTTCTGCCTCATTTTAATATGCCTATTTATCCTTTCAGAACGGTTAAACGTGTTGTCACCATCCATGATATGTTTCTGCTTGCATATTTTCACACGCTTAATGTAAAACAGAAGCTATATTCCAAGGTAATGTTAAACACGGCGGCTTCTCTTTCAGACAGGATTATCACAGTGTCGGAGTTTTCAAAATCCGAAATAATTAAATACACAAAACAACCACCATCCAAGATAGTCACCATCCATAACGGCGTTGACCATGAGATGTTTAAACCGTGCAAAGACAAGACTGCTCTTAGAAAGATCAGTGAGAGGTTAAACCTGCCGGAGAATTTTATTCTCTATGTCGGCAATGTAAAACCGCATAAAAACCTGGTGAGGCTTCTTCAGGCTTTTGAGATGCTCCTGTGCGAACCTTCCTTCAAAGACTTCAGCCTTGTTATAGTCGGCCAAATTGAGGGTTTGAGAACCGGCGATGATGAGTTTTTAAAGGCTGTTAATAAAAATGTAAGGCTAAGCAGCCGCGTTTTGCTCAAAGGCGTTGTAAGTGATGATGAGCTGCCGTATTATTATAATCTTGCCTCAGTTACAGTGCATCCGTCCCTTTATGAAGGGTTTGGATTTCCGCTTGTAGAGGCGATGTCATCCGGCTCTCCGCTGGTCTGTTCAAATGTTGCAAGTATGCCCGAGATATGCAAAGACAGCGCCAGGTTTGTTGACCCTCTTAGCACAGAGAGCATTGCAGAGGGTTTAAGAGAAATACTGTCTGATGAAAAATTAAGAGAGCGCATGGTTAAAAAGGGACTCAAGAGGTCTGAATCCTTTAGCTGGGAGCGGGTATCGGAGCAGCATGTAAAGGTTTTCAAGGAATTAGCCGGTTCAAAAGAAGCTAAAGAGTATTGA
- a CDS encoding DUF3391 domain-containing protein, which yields MKQKIPIDELSVGMYIDGVQEDWIKTPFLFHHFSVRNLKQISQLKELGLKYVYIDTEKFGDFREIADIPPEFEAKPEDACTQPSLYTKEELTKYYHNINLFTQIDRNTLIKGSFVDFSLYLKKNLGVVLLQKYENTDIEITDSIVSAEGDIVIEKASNRKYKNYLNDLFRVKSLQEPERFKHLKQIIVRENSKILVQELLDEPRSGEKLKECRGAVEEIVDIIEKNGLVISDLLTINKYDYYTYTHSVNVCVLTVGLALSLKMFPENEIPSIGIGALLHDIGKSLIPVEILNKPSMLTESEFTVMKQHVLMAQKILSGQKILLREIYHPVMEHHEKLSGKGYPRGLADGQIHPVGRLVSLIDTYDALTTARPYKKAFSPFEALSIIRKQLDDFDNLYYINLVKILGSIAD from the coding sequence ATGAAACAGAAAATCCCCATTGATGAGCTGTCCGTTGGAATGTATATTGACGGAGTACAAGAGGACTGGATTAAGACACCTTTTTTGTTTCACCACTTTAGTGTCAGAAACCTAAAACAAATAAGTCAATTAAAAGAGCTCGGCCTTAAATACGTTTATATAGATACGGAAAAATTCGGTGATTTCCGTGAAATTGCCGACATTCCACCTGAATTTGAAGCTAAACCCGAAGACGCCTGCACTCAACCTTCACTTTACACTAAAGAAGAGTTGACAAAATATTACCACAATATTAACCTTTTTACTCAGATAGACAGAAATACTTTGATTAAGGGGTCTTTTGTTGATTTCTCACTTTATTTAAAAAAAAATCTCGGTGTGGTTCTTTTACAGAAATATGAGAATACAGATATAGAAATAACAGATTCTATTGTCTCGGCGGAGGGTGACATAGTAATAGAGAAGGCATCTAACCGCAAGTACAAAAACTATCTGAATGATTTGTTCAGAGTTAAGTCATTGCAGGAACCGGAAAGATTTAAACACTTAAAACAGATTATCGTGCGTGAGAACTCAAAGATATTAGTGCAGGAACTTTTGGATGAGCCCAGAAGCGGGGAAAAATTAAAAGAGTGCAGGGGGGCGGTTGAAGAGATTGTAGATATAATAGAGAAAAACGGCTTGGTTATAAGTGATTTGCTGACAATAAATAAGTATGACTACTACACATACACTCATTCGGTAAACGTATGCGTACTCACTGTGGGGTTGGCTCTGTCTTTAAAGATGTTTCCGGAAAACGAAATACCCTCTATAGGCATAGGTGCGCTTCTGCACGATATAGGGAAAAGTTTGATCCCCGTAGAGATTTTAAATAAACCATCAATGCTGACTGAGAGTGAATTTACAGTTATGAAACAACACGTGCTGATGGCACAAAAGATACTATCCGGTCAGAAGATACTTCTTAGGGAAATCTACCATCCTGTTATGGAACACCATGAAAAGTTAAGCGGGAAAGGTTATCCGAGAGGACTTGCAGATGGTCAGATTCACCCTGTGGGCAGATTGGTCTCTTTAATTGACACTTATGATGCCCTGACTACCGCCCGACCGTATAAAAAAGCGTTTTCCCCATTTGAGGCTCTCTCCATTATAAGAAAACAACTTGATGATTTTGACAACCTATATTATATCAATTTGGTTAAAATTCTCGGCTCTATAGCCGATTGA
- a CDS encoding prepilin-type N-terminal cleavage/methylation domain-containing protein, translated as MKKQGFSVIEVIVVVAIMGILITLFVNQFAGARSKVSVESNIKLLYADITEMRLKAMAENKVYGIAWTLSANNDFQSYEMRSDSNSDSSIIDSGGYTTVRTTTLGDTRPVAPLDTAITSLTFNDKGLAVTTAFTSSTFQLSSSCTDCDSSGYAADRSANCDNINYPEYSCLTVSSTRIKIGKWCDANSNGVFNDGECTIK; from the coding sequence ATGAAAAAGCAGGGTTTTTCGGTTATAGAGGTCATTGTTGTGGTTGCTATAATGGGGATACTTATTACCCTGTTTGTAAACCAGTTTGCCGGAGCGAGGTCTAAAGTTTCGGTGGAGAGCAACATAAAACTCCTCTATGCCGACATAACAGAAATGAGACTCAAGGCAATGGCTGAAAATAAAGTATATGGAATAGCCTGGACTCTGTCAGCCAATAATGACTTCCAGAGTTATGAAATGCGCTCTGATTCAAACTCCGACAGCAGTATAATTGACAGCGGCGGCTATACAACAGTCAGAACCACAACCCTTGGGGATACCCGTCCTGTTGCGCCTCTTGATACGGCAATAACCAGTCTTACTTTTAACGACAAGGGCCTTGCCGTTACCACAGCTTTTACCAGTTCAACTTTTCAGCTCTCCAGCAGTTGCACCGACTGTGACAGCAGCGGCTATGCGGCTGACCGCTCTGCTAATTGTGACAACATAAATTATCCTGAGTATTCCTGTTTGACCGTCTCCAGCACGAGAATAAAAATAGGTAAGTGGTGTGATGCAAATTCTAACGGAGTGTTTAATGATGGCGAATGTACAATTAAATAA
- a CDS encoding prepilin-type N-terminal cleavage/methylation domain-containing protein, with amino-acid sequence MMANVQLNKGGGNHLQRPATPVNGFTLVEAMMAMLILTVILLGLLQAMIFAADATMKNSLRDTAVNVAKEELETQRTLAKSSGVSAVVTNSNYTVQRTIKNYTFTYTINRTVTTQVDSRLVNMTVSWTYKGETFTYNPQTLISP; translated from the coding sequence ATGATGGCGAATGTACAATTAAATAAGGGTGGCGGCAATCATTTACAGAGGCCGGCAACTCCGGTAAACGGCTTTACTCTTGTAGAGGCGATGATGGCTATGCTTATTCTGACAGTCATACTACTCGGGCTTTTGCAGGCTATGATTTTTGCAGCGGACGCAACTATGAAAAACTCCCTCAGGGACACCGCTGTCAATGTTGCAAAAGAAGAGCTTGAAACACAGAGGACACTTGCAAAGAGTTCAGGCGTCTCCGCCGTTGTTACAAACTCAAACTACACGGTACAGAGAACAATCAAAAACTATACTTTTACTTACACTATAAACAGAACGGTTACTACTCAGGTTGACAGCAGACTGGTCAATATGACTGTGAGTTGGACATATAAGGGAGAAACCTTTACATATAACCCTCAGACTCTGATAAGCCCGTAA
- a CDS encoding prepilin-type N-terminal cleavage/methylation domain-containing protein codes for MKKNAFTLVELVVTLFILSAILAATFATFITLSRSFKAETKTSETQIESVLGLEILRYDIEMAGYGLPHSTLGVSTCSTGSLPVAYSEALSSASYTDSSSYTPNKYTPDPTSFNDSTNSCEPRAVVLSNNGNTGGDATAGTFDDSDVLVIKSLVVSLSDVTRKYSIRYYDVATSSWKNRAWSSTTRDFVANDKVIVLSSGTDVTSSDRAMQQIGATFYANIDSWPVTTTLPNSGTLTDIFLIYGLETATTPRMPFNRVDYYLQRANTGFPGKCHPQSYTLYRGVIANDSTASGGKRTEQPIMDCVVDFQVGLNLDTGWVTTSGAVGSVTDLTTASNVRSKVKQVKVAVLTHEGQYDKDFSYANTTINLGDSTFSMKTYGLTNLTNYQNYKWKVLLIDVKTVNLL; via the coding sequence ATGAAAAAAAATGCATTTACTTTGGTTGAGCTTGTAGTGACGCTTTTTATTTTGTCGGCGATACTTGCTGCAACTTTTGCTACGTTTATAACACTTTCCAGAAGTTTTAAGGCGGAAACAAAGACCAGTGAAACGCAGATAGAAAGTGTTCTTGGTCTTGAGATACTCAGATATGATATTGAAATGGCAGGTTACGGACTTCCTCACAGCACTCTGGGAGTATCTACATGTTCTACAGGTTCACTTCCTGTGGCATACTCTGAGGCTCTAAGCAGTGCAAGCTATACAGACAGTTCAAGTTACACCCCAAATAAGTACACACCTGACCCCACATCGTTCAACGATTCAACCAATAGTTGTGAGCCGCGTGCCGTTGTTTTAAGCAATAATGGAAACACCGGTGGTGATGCCACAGCTGGAACGTTTGATGATTCCGATGTGCTTGTCATAAAGTCACTGGTTGTTTCACTAAGTGATGTTACCAGGAAGTACTCGATAAGGTATTATGATGTTGCCACCAGCTCATGGAAGAACAGAGCGTGGAGCTCAACAACAAGAGATTTTGTGGCAAACGACAAGGTGATAGTATTATCGTCGGGCACTGATGTAACCAGCAGTGACAGAGCTATGCAACAAATAGGTGCTACGTTTTATGCAAACATTGATAGTTGGCCTGTAACTACAACCCTGCCGAACTCAGGCACCTTAACCGATATTTTCCTGATTTATGGCCTTGAGACGGCAACAACTCCGCGCATGCCGTTTAACCGTGTGGATTATTACCTGCAGCGGGCAAATACCGGATTTCCAGGCAAGTGCCACCCTCAGTCATACACTCTATACAGGGGAGTGATAGCAAATGACTCTACCGCTTCCGGCGGCAAAAGAACCGAACAGCCGATCATGGACTGTGTAGTGGATTTTCAAGTGGGTTTAAATCTTGACACAGGGTGGGTAACCACCTCCGGTGCAGTAGGGTCCGTAACTGATTTGACCACTGCCTCTAACGTACGCTCCAAGGTAAAGCAAGTGAAAGTGGCCGTTTTAACACATGAAGGACAGTATGACAAAGATTTTTCATATGCTAATACCACTATCAACCTTGGAGATTCCACCTTTTCTATGAAGACATACGGTTTGACTAATCTGACTAATTATCAGAACTATAAGTGGAAGGTGCTGTTAATTGACGTAAAAACCGTTAACTTGCTCTAA
- a CDS encoding tetratricopeptide repeat protein, whose amino-acid sequence MKGEEKKAAEINRHNAEERFKCGKINSDSGIYNQAIADFTAALELNPGYAEAYFYRGLAFHKKGDYNQAIADFTAAVELNPGTVAAYIGRGTSMYAKGDYTGAITDYTKAVEIAPGNIKAYYNRGNCYYEIREYDKAIADFTKAVEINPKVAELYYNRGTSYAKNGDYDMVIVDFTKAVELNPRYAEAYYNRGLAWYKKCDYDQAVTDFTKTIEINRNSADVYYNRGLAWYKKGDYNRAVTDYTKAIEINPQFAVAYINRGFSHHKKGDYDQAIADYTKAIEINPGNADVYCNRGKIYGDRRAYDQAIADFTKAIDIDPRYALAYFYRGTAFYFGKEDYTQAIADYTKAAQINPEDANAYNYRGLACHRKGDYNQAIADYTKAVKITPHDADIFYNRGISHNDSGDYDSAVADYITAARLGSTDAQNFLLSKGIQW is encoded by the coding sequence ATGAAAGGAGAAGAAAAAAAGGCTGCAGAGATAAACCGCCACAATGCTGAGGAGCGTTTTAAATGCGGGAAAATCAACAGTGACAGTGGAATATATAATCAGGCTATTGCCGACTTCACAGCGGCGCTTGAGCTAAATCCGGGGTATGCCGAGGCGTACTTTTATCGCGGGTTAGCCTTTCATAAGAAAGGAGACTACAACCAGGCTATCGCTGACTTCACGGCGGCGGTTGAGTTAAATCCGGGGACTGTGGCGGCTTACATTGGCCGTGGGACTTCAATGTATGCAAAAGGAGACTATACCGGTGCTATCACCGATTACACAAAGGCTGTTGAAATAGCTCCAGGCAATATTAAAGCGTACTATAACCGCGGCAATTGCTATTATGAAATAAGGGAATATGACAAAGCTATAGCGGATTTCACAAAGGCTGTTGAGATAAACCCAAAAGTTGCGGAGCTTTATTATAATCGCGGAACTTCATATGCTAAAAACGGTGACTATGACATGGTTATTGTTGATTTCACTAAAGCAGTTGAGTTAAATCCAAGGTATGCTGAGGCATATTACAACCGCGGGTTGGCATGGTATAAAAAATGTGACTATGACCAGGCTGTAACTGATTTTACAAAGACAATTGAGATAAACCGTAACAGTGCCGATGTGTATTATAACCGAGGGTTGGCTTGGTATAAAAAGGGAGACTACAACAGGGCTGTAACTGATTACACAAAGGCTATTGAGATAAATCCACAATTTGCAGTGGCATACATTAACCGTGGTTTTTCCCACCATAAAAAGGGAGACTATGACCAGGCCATAGCTGATTATACAAAGGCTATCGAGATAAATCCGGGCAATGCCGATGTGTACTGTAATCGCGGGAAAATCTATGGTGATAGGAGAGCCTATGATCAGGCTATAGCGGACTTTACAAAAGCTATTGATATAGATCCCCGATATGCATTGGCATACTTTTACCGCGGGACGGCTTTTTATTTCGGCAAAGAAGACTATACGCAGGCTATAGCCGATTACACAAAGGCTGCACAGATAAATCCTGAGGATGCCAACGCCTACAATTATCGCGGGTTAGCCTGTCACAGAAAGGGAGACTACAACCAGGCTATAGCCGACTACACAAAGGCTGTTAAGATAACCCCACATGATGCCGATATATTTTATAACCGTGGAATTTCCCATAACGACAGCGGAGACTACGACAGTGCTGTTGCCGACTACATAACGGCTGCACGGCTTGGTAGCACCGATGCGCAAAACTTTTTACTCTCTAAAGGCATACAGTGGTAA
- a CDS encoding cob(I)yrinic acid a,c-diamide adenosyltransferase, whose translation MFKGYVAVYTGSGKGKTTAAVGQVVRAMGRGLRVFFAQFIKSKDSGELIAFRAFGDLIRFKHYGRGFVFGNPTQEDIEAAREGFNEIKSVLLSGHYQVVVLDEINTAVSAGLIEPDAVISLIHSKPESVELILTGRGAGEDVIACADLVTECREIKHYYNSAVTAREGIEY comes from the coding sequence ATGTTTAAAGGATACGTTGCAGTATATACAGGTAGTGGTAAGGGGAAAACAACTGCTGCCGTCGGCCAAGTGGTAAGAGCCATGGGAAGAGGTCTCAGGGTTTTTTTTGCACAATTTATAAAATCAAAGGACTCCGGAGAGTTAATCGCCTTCAGGGCATTTGGTGATTTAATCCGGTTTAAGCACTACGGCAGGGGGTTTGTTTTTGGAAACCCTACTCAAGAGGATATAGAGGCTGCACGGGAAGGTTTTAATGAGATAAAATCGGTGCTGCTAAGTGGACACTATCAGGTAGTGGTACTGGATGAAATAAATACCGCTGTATCGGCTGGACTCATCGAACCTGACGCCGTTATCTCATTAATACACAGTAAGCCTGAGAGCGTGGAGCTGATACTCACCGGCAGGGGAGCAGGGGAAGATGTGATAGCTTGCGCCGATTTGGTTACCGAGTGCAGGGAAATCAAACACTACTACAATAGTGCCGTAACCGCACGAGAAGGAATCGAGTATTGA
- a CDS encoding HD domain-containing protein, with amino-acid sequence MALNAETLQRYKLWFSSYVKSFYFTNTDDQKNIDLKEMHSGDVCNIITDIAMRHFDAEDKIVLASVIGLFHDVGRFPQYARYKTFKDTISVNHGALGAEVLASEGVLHGLSPETVEIVLQSVKYHNAYSIPNGLSPETEMYLKMIRDADKLGIWRVFIEIFNLNKVERASAVLLGLPVKDGYSEKIFKAVSTGNLAKLKDVECENDYKLLMLTWIFDLNFHSSYSLLLERQYIDALVDTLPDTVEINSLRRILRDYCNARS; translated from the coding sequence ATGGCTTTAAACGCTGAAACATTACAAAGATATAAGCTCTGGTTTTCAAGCTATGTAAAATCTTTTTATTTTACAAACACTGACGATCAGAAAAACATTGACTTAAAGGAGATGCACTCCGGCGATGTTTGCAACATTATAACGGATATAGCCATGAGGCATTTTGATGCTGAAGATAAGATAGTTCTTGCCTCAGTTATAGGGCTTTTTCATGATGTCGGGAGGTTTCCGCAGTATGCTCGGTATAAAACCTTTAAAGATACCATATCGGTTAACCACGGGGCACTTGGGGCTGAGGTGTTAGCGTCTGAGGGAGTTTTGCATGGGCTTTCACCGGAAACTGTAGAAATTGTCCTTCAATCCGTTAAGTATCATAATGCCTATAGTATTCCAAACGGACTGAGTCCTGAAACGGAAATGTATCTTAAGATGATAAGAGATGCCGATAAACTTGGCATATGGCGGGTTTTTATAGAAATATTTAACCTCAACAAAGTGGAGAGAGCTTCTGCTGTTCTGCTGGGATTACCTGTAAAGGATGGGTATTCAGAGAAAATTTTCAAAGCAGTCAGTACAGGTAACCTGGCTAAACTTAAGGATGTTGAATGTGAAAATGACTATAAACTTCTAATGCTTACGTGGATATTTGATTTGAATTTTCACAGCTCTTATTCTCTCTTACTGGAAAGACAGTACATAGATGCATTGGTGGACACTTTACCTGACACCGTGGAAATAAACAGTTTAAGGCGGATTCTTAGAGATTATTGCAATGCACGGAGTTAG